AATTGTAACATCCTTAATTATACACCGATTATATGCAGAATAAGTCCATAAAcattattaacttatttattaatatcaTTGTAAGTTGTCTActgctttgttttttttttctgtttccgTCTGTGATTAAGTCATTTActtcaaagataaaaaaactagCATATTATATAGTATGACGAACTGACACCAAGATAGACTGCACAATTTCCATTCTTTGAAATGAGAAGTAGAAGTTGTATATTACAAATGTATGAAAAAATGATACTCCAATACCAATGAACAAGAATTTTCCTAGTGAAGTCCCTACAACTACACATTAACCCTCCAATATCTCCTACGAATCAACACCTTGTTGAGATCATTCGTCTCCTAACCTTCACTCATTTTCGTCTTTTATGTGTTTCTTCGAACCCATTTCAGCCGAATTCAACGTTCCCTGACCTCTCTAGAACAAAGAACAAGAATACATACTACACGTGCAGCTCAGTTCGCCACACACTAAGCCTGGCTCCACATGTTGTAATACTAGTAGTAGTTAGGTGAATGCAATCGCAAACCAATGCTGACTTTACAAAATAATGAAGATATGATGGGGTAGAGGGTCCCATGTAATGCACATAATGAATCCCCCTTGTCCAAAAGGTATCGTTTTCACATCAATAGGGCTTCCATGAGCAAATCCTGCAAGGGGGAGACGTGGCCCATTTGGTACTCAACACTCCCAAAAGGATCATCAACCGAAAGGTTATTGCCGTCAAAGTAATTGTATTGAAAATCAAACGCGTTTTCAAGCTGTAGGCCTATGTCATTCCATTTCGGGTGGCTCTGCACCTCTCTCTCCCACCTCACGTCCGGCGAAACCACCTGCTCTGAACCGCTCGACTCACTCTGCAACCTCTGCATCGAATCTGAACTATCCATAAACAATTGCTCGTTCCCAAGCTTCTCAATCACCGGCTTCGTCTCGTGTTCGAAATTATAAACCACCTCAGTCTCCGATTTCGCTGCCCCCGTGTTGTATTTCTCAATCTTCCCTTTCTTGTTGTAAATTCGACACAACACCCAATCGTCAAGCTGCACCATAACACCAAAATCAGAAACTTTTCAAACAAAGCaaatcaaaacaacaaaataaaacaaagcaaATCAAATCTAAACATACCCTCAGATTGTTATTTTTCTTGGAGGCTGATCGGTCAACATTGGCCAGCCGATATTCGTGCATGATCCAATTGGTTTTCTCTCCTTTGGGGGCTTTTCCAGAGTAAAAAACCAGAGCTTTCTTTATCCCAAGCGCCTTCGGCTTCCCGATCGGTTTATCGGCGCCGGTGGCCTTCCAATACCCACTTCCGGCGGCCCGATTCGGCCGTGAGCCGTTGGGGTATTTGCGGTCCCGAGGAGAAAAAAAGTACCATTCTTTCTCGCCGTAAAATCCGATTTCTGCATGCAGAATATCATCATGAGTGAATTGAATGATAGAAATGGAAAGTATACGAAAGGCAGATGAAATTAAACGGACCTGGAAGCTGCCATGGATCAAACTTGTACAAATCGACCTCTTTGATGATAGGAGCAGCAATTGGTTGACCAGCGCATTTCCTGCAAAGATAATGGTTCACCAACTCATCATCCGTGGGGTGAAACCTGAACCCTGGTGGCAACTCTAATTCACCCTTCATTCGCTTTTTGTCTTCTCGCTTGTGTGTTGTTTCGTTAACCGAACGATCTTCTGATTTGCGAGCTTCTTGGGTTGCTGCTGTTGTGGTTGATTTTGTTGGTGAATGTTGTTGGCTCTGCTTTGCTATGTGACTTGAAACATGTGGAAGAGGTTCGCTTGGGTGGGTTTTATAGcgtgaagagagaaaagaaacaaagtGAATTTCACACGTGCGTTGAGGAGGTGGAGGCCGAATCCATTGAACAAGtttaatagtaattaaaaatataacataaaacgTAATGAGTGTGACTGACAAGTTTCGTTCGAACTAGGCAGGGCTCACCGTGTGGCAGTTGATAGAGGCTGTGGCGCACGTGCGACTGTTCTACTTTCTTATGATTTTGTCATCGCTTACGTCTATTTTCAAATGTCGGCTCGTGAAGTAATTAGCCTCGGTTGACTGTTTTCCCGAAACGACCAACCATTATTGCGTTTGGTTTAGTGTCTACCACAAAAATGTGTCGTGTTCCTTTCCCTACCCAATGACAGTGTGCCTCGTGTCAACATATTGTGGATCTTAAGCATGGCGCCGATGACATTTCTTTTTGGTCCACTTTTCCAGTCttttttaaatgagtttttaagtaattaaaagaaattgtcaaagaatattttttgtatattcTATTCtccttttttaatatttgttttattaattccATAACCATACCGTGGATAATGTTATATTTTGGTTCTGTCGCcgttttatgattttatgatttgtgGTCCGCACGCTGTAAGATCAATTTTCTTAGGTTTAAGAGAAACAAGTTTAACTATAAtggataataaataatattttgaagaaattttttaaatagatttaaagtattttatattttttctaaatttttgggTTGATTAGTTACTAATCAAGATATTGAATAcggtaatttttcttttctagtttagtttctcttttttttttcattttttctttcgtTTGAGATTGGTTTCATGCTTTTGGACACATTTAGGATGAACTTATTAGGGATAAAAACTGATAAATGTATTATGCTTATCTGATATGC
This Vigna angularis cultivar LongXiaoDou No.4 chromosome 4, ASM1680809v1, whole genome shotgun sequence DNA region includes the following protein-coding sequences:
- the LOC108330569 gene encoding NAC domain-containing protein 2, coding for MKGELELPPGFRFHPTDDELVNHYLCRKCAGQPIAAPIIKEVDLYKFDPWQLPEIGFYGEKEWYFFSPRDRKYPNGSRPNRAAGSGYWKATGADKPIGKPKALGIKKALVFYSGKAPKGEKTNWIMHEYRLANVDRSASKKNNNLRLDDWVLCRIYNKKGKIEKYNTGAAKSETEVVYNFEHETKPVIEKLGNEQLFMDSSDSMQRLQSESSGSEQVVSPDVRWEREVQSHPKWNDIGLQLENAFDFQYNYFDGNNLSVDDPFGSVEYQMGHVSPLQDLLMEALLM